The Pseudomonas triclosanedens genome has a window encoding:
- a CDS encoding NAD-glutamate dehydrogenase, translating into MAFFTAASKADFQQQLQAALAQHVGDKVLPQVALFAEQFFGLISLDELTQRRLSDLVGCTLSSWRLLERFDPAQPEVQVYNPDYEKHGWQSTHTAVQVLHPDQPFLVDSVRMELKRRGYSIHTLQTVVVSVRRNAKGELLELLPKGSHGDDVRHESLMYLEIDRASHVGELRTLEKSLLDVLGEVRLAVADFPAMRAKAEELLAWLGKSKSKARAEETSEVRAFLEWLLDNHFTFLGYEEFTVVDETDGGRMIYDENSFLGVTKLLRTGLSQQELHIEDYAVAYLREPLLLSFAKASHPSRVHRPAYPDYVSIREIDAKGKVLREFRFMGLFTSSVYNDSVSEIPSIRGKVLEVERRSGFDANAHLGKELAQVLEVLPRDDLFQTPVDELFSTALAIVQIQERNKIRLFLRKDPYGRFAYCLAYVPRDIYSTETRLKIEQVLRDRLKASDCEFWTFFSESTLARVQFILRVDPKNRIEVDAAQLEQEAIQACRSWQDDYAALVLENFGEGQGNNLLEDFPKGFPAGYRERFAAHFAVVDLQHLSSLSEKRPLVMSFYQPLAQGEQQLHCKLYHADSPLALSDVLPILENLGLRVLGEFPYRLHHANGREYWIHDFAFTYAEGLDVNIQELNETLQDAFVHIVSGDAENDAFNRLVLTAGLPWRDVALLRAYARYLKQIRLGFDLGYIASALNAHVDIARELVRLFKTRFYLARKLTAEDLDDKQQKLEQAILAALDDVQVLNEDRILRRYLDLIKATLRTNFYQPDATGQNKSYFSFKFNPKAIPEIPRPVPKYEIFVYCPRVEGVHLRFGDVARGGLRWSDREEDFRTEVLGLVKAQQVKNAVIVPTGAKGGFIPRRLPLGGSRDEIQAEAIACYRIFISGLLDITDNLKEGKVVPPANVVRHDPDDPYLVVAADKGTATFSDIANGISAEYNFWLGDAFASGGSAGYDHKGMGITARGGWVSVQRHFRERGIDVQKDSITVIGIGDMAGDVFGNGLLMSDKLQMVAAFNHMHIFLDPNPDPASSFAERQRLFNLPRSSWADYDASLISAGGGIFLRSAKSITLTPEVRARFDIDAERLTPTELINALLKAPVDLLWNGGIGTYVKSSKETHADVGDKANDGLRVDGRDLRVKVVGEGGNLGMTQLARVEYGLNGGACNTDFIDNAGGVDCSDHEVNIKILLNEVVAAGDMTSKQRNKLLAEMTDQVSDLVLGNNYKQTQALSLAERRARERIAEYRRLMGDLEGRGKLDRALEFLPGDEALAERVAAGQGLTRAELSVLISYSKIDLKEQLLGSLVPDDDYLTRDMETAFPQTLVDTFGTAMRKHRLKREIVSTQIANDLINHMGITFVQRLKESTGMTPANVAGAYVIVRDIFHLPHWFRQIEALDYQVPADVQLTLMDELMRLGRRATRWFLRSRRNEQDAARDVAHFGPRIAALGLKLNELLEGPTRELWQARYQAYVDAGVPELLARMVAGTSHLYTLLPIVEAADVTGRDPADVARAYFALGSELELTWYLQQISSLPVETNWQALAREAFRDDLDWQQRAITVSVLQMQDGPAEIDARVALWLEQHAPMVARWRAMLTELRASSSTDYAMYAVANRELLDLAQSNQHGVCIP; encoded by the coding sequence ATGGCGTTCTTCACCGCAGCCAGCAAAGCCGACTTCCAGCAACAACTGCAGGCGGCCCTGGCGCAGCACGTCGGCGACAAGGTGCTGCCACAAGTAGCCCTGTTCGCCGAGCAGTTCTTCGGCCTCATCTCCCTCGACGAATTGACCCAGCGCAGGCTGTCCGACCTGGTCGGTTGCACCCTGTCTTCCTGGCGCCTGCTGGAGCGCTTCGACCCCGCCCAGCCCGAAGTCCAGGTCTACAACCCCGACTACGAAAAGCACGGCTGGCAGTCCACCCATACTGCCGTACAGGTGCTGCACCCGGACCAGCCGTTCCTGGTCGATTCGGTGCGCATGGAGCTCAAGCGCCGTGGCTACAGCATCCACACCCTGCAGACGGTGGTGGTCAGCGTACGTCGCAACGCCAAGGGCGAACTGCTGGAGCTGCTGCCCAAGGGGTCCCACGGCGACGATGTGCGCCATGAGTCGCTGATGTACCTGGAGATCGACCGTGCCTCCCACGTCGGCGAGCTGCGTACGCTGGAGAAGAGCCTGCTCGACGTGCTGGGCGAGGTTCGCCTGGCGGTGGCTGACTTCCCGGCCATGCGCGCCAAGGCTGAGGAACTGCTGGCCTGGCTCGGCAAGTCGAAGTCCAAGGCCCGTGCCGAGGAAACCAGTGAGGTTCGCGCGTTCCTCGAATGGCTGCTGGACAATCACTTCACGTTCCTCGGTTATGAGGAATTCACCGTCGTCGATGAAACCGACGGCGGCCGCATGATCTACGACGAGAATTCATTCCTCGGCGTGACCAAGCTGCTGCGCACCGGCCTCAGCCAGCAGGAGCTGCATATCGAGGATTACGCGGTGGCCTATCTGCGCGAGCCGCTGCTGCTGTCCTTCGCCAAGGCCTCGCATCCCAGCCGCGTACACCGTCCGGCCTATCCGGACTACGTGTCGATCCGCGAAATCGACGCCAAGGGCAAGGTGCTCCGTGAGTTCCGTTTCATGGGATTGTTCACTTCCTCGGTTTACAACGACAGCGTCAGCGAGATCCCGTCGATCCGCGGCAAGGTGCTGGAAGTAGAGCGCCGCTCCGGCTTCGATGCCAATGCCCACCTGGGCAAGGAACTGGCCCAGGTGCTGGAGGTTCTGCCGCGCGACGACCTGTTCCAGACGCCGGTGGACGAGCTGTTCAGCACTGCGTTGGCCATCGTGCAGATTCAGGAGCGCAACAAGATCCGCCTGTTCCTGCGCAAGGACCCCTATGGTCGCTTCGCCTACTGCCTGGCCTACGTGCCGCGCGATATCTATTCCACCGAGACGCGGCTGAAGATCGAGCAGGTGCTGCGCGATCGGCTGAAGGCCAGCGATTGCGAGTTCTGGACTTTCTTCTCCGAGTCGACCTTGGCGCGCGTGCAGTTCATCCTGCGTGTCGACCCGAAGAACCGCATCGAAGTGGATGCCGCGCAACTTGAACAGGAGGCGATCCAGGCCTGCCGTTCCTGGCAGGACGACTATGCCGCGCTGGTGCTGGAAAACTTCGGCGAAGGGCAGGGCAACAATCTGCTGGAAGACTTTCCCAAAGGCTTCCCGGCCGGTTACCGCGAGCGTTTCGCCGCGCACTTCGCGGTGGTCGACCTGCAGCACCTGTCCAGCCTGTCGGAGAAGCGTCCGCTGGTGATGAGCTTCTACCAGCCGCTGGCTCAGGGCGAGCAGCAACTGCACTGCAAGCTGTATCACGCCGACTCTCCGCTGGCCCTGTCGGATGTGTTGCCGATCCTGGAGAATCTCGGTCTGCGCGTTCTCGGTGAGTTCCCCTATCGCCTGCACCACGCCAATGGCCGCGAATACTGGATCCACGACTTCGCCTTCACCTACGCCGAGGGCCTGGACGTCAATATCCAGGAACTGAACGAGACACTGCAGGATGCCTTCGTCCACATCGTCAGCGGCGATGCGGAGAACGATGCCTTCAACCGCCTGGTGCTGACCGCCGGCCTGCCGTGGCGCGACGTGGCGCTGCTGCGTGCCTACGCGCGCTATCTCAAGCAGATCCGCCTGGGCTTCGACCTGGGTTACATCGCCAGCGCGCTGAACGCTCATGTCGACATCGCGCGTGAATTGGTGCGGCTGTTCAAGACGCGCTTCTACCTGGCACGCAAGCTCACCGCCGAGGACCTGGACGACAAGCAGCAGAAGCTGGAACAGGCCATTCTGGCGGCGCTGGACGATGTCCAGGTACTCAACGAAGACCGCATCCTGCGGCGCTACCTCGACCTGATCAAGGCGACCCTGCGCACCAACTTCTACCAGCCGGACGCAACCGGACAGAACAAGAGCTACTTCAGCTTCAAGTTCAATCCCAAGGCGATCCCGGAAATCCCGCGTCCTGTGCCCAAGTACGAAATCTTCGTCTACTGCCCGCGCGTGGAAGGCGTGCACCTGCGCTTCGGCGACGTGGCTCGTGGTGGCCTGCGCTGGTCCGACCGCGAGGAAGACTTCCGTACCGAAGTGCTGGGTCTGGTGAAGGCGCAGCAGGTCAAGAACGCGGTGATCGTGCCCACGGGCGCCAAGGGCGGCTTCATCCCGCGTCGCCTGCCGCTGGGCGGCAGCCGCGATGAGATTCAGGCCGAGGCCATCGCCTGCTACCGCATCTTCATTTCCGGTCTGCTGGACATCACCGACAACCTCAAGGAAGGCAAGGTCGTACCGCCGGCCAACGTGGTGCGCCATGACCCGGACGACCCCTACCTGGTGGTGGCGGCCGACAAGGGCACCGCGACCTTCTCCGACATCGCCAATGGCATCTCCGCCGAGTACAACTTCTGGCTGGGCGACGCCTTCGCCTCCGGCGGCTCTGCAGGCTATGACCACAAGGGCATGGGCATCACCGCCCGCGGCGGCTGGGTCTCTGTGCAGCGGCACTTCCGCGAGCGCGGCATCGATGTGCAGAAGGACAGCATCACCGTCATCGGCATCGGCGACATGGCTGGCGACGTGTTCGGCAACGGCCTGCTGATGTCGGACAAGCTGCAGATGGTCGCAGCCTTCAACCACATGCACATTTTCCTCGACCCCAATCCGGACCCGGCGTCGAGCTTCGCCGAGCGCCAGCGGCTGTTCAACCTGCCGCGTTCCAGCTGGGCCGACTACGATGCTTCGCTGATCTCCGCCGGCGGTGGCATCTTCCTGCGCAGCGCCAAGAGCATCACCCTGACGCCGGAAGTGCGTGCGCGCTTCGACATCGACGCCGAGCGTCTGACGCCCACCGAGTTGATCAACGCTCTGCTCAAGGCTCCGGTCGACCTGCTGTGGAATGGCGGCATCGGTACCTACGTGAAGTCCAGCAAGGAAACCCACGCCGATGTCGGCGACAAGGCTAACGACGGCCTGCGGGTGGACGGTCGCGATCTGCGCGTGAAGGTGGTGGGCGAGGGCGGCAACCTCGGCATGACGCAATTGGCACGGGTCGAGTACGGCCTGAACGGCGGCGCCTGCAACACCGACTTCATCGATAACGCCGGTGGTGTGGACTGCTCCGACCACGAGGTGAACATCAAGATCCTGCTCAACGAGGTAGTGGCCGCCGGCGACATGACCAGCAAGCAGCGCAACAAGCTGCTGGCGGAAATGACCGACCAGGTGTCCGACCTGGTGCTGGGCAACAACTACAAGCAGACCCAGGCGCTATCGCTGGCCGAGCGCCGTGCCCGCGAACGCATTGCCGAGTACCGTCGCCTAATGGGAGACCTGGAAGGTCGTGGCAAGCTCGACCGGGCCCTGGAGTTCCTGCCTGGCGACGAGGCGCTGGCCGAACGCGTGGCCGCTGGCCAGGGGCTGACCCGTGCGGAACTCTCGGTGTTGATCTCCTACAGCAAGATCGACCTCAAGGAGCAACTGTTGGGCTCGCTGGTGCCGGATGACGACTACCTCACCCGCGACATGGAGACGGCTTTCCCGCAGACACTGGTGGATACCTTCGGCACGGCCATGCGCAAGCACCGGCTGAAGCGCGAGATTGTCAGCACGCAGATCGCCAACGACCTGATCAACCACATGGGCATCACCTTCGTGCAGCGGCTGAAGGAGTCCACTGGCATGACGCCGGCCAATGTGGCGGGCGCCTATGTGATCGTGCGGGACATCTTCCACCTGCCACACTGGTTCCGTCAGATCGAGGCACTGGACTACCAGGTACCGGCGGACGTGCAGTTGACCCTGATGGACGAACTGATGCGCCTGGGCCGCCGGGCTACCCGCTGGTTCCTGCGCAGCCGCCGCAACGAGCAGGACGCCGCCCGTGACGTGGCGCACTTCGGTCCGCGCATCGCTGCTTTGGGGTTGAAGCTCAACGAGCTGCTCGAAGGGCCGACCCGCGAACTGTGGCAGGCACGCTATCAGGCCTATGTGGATGCAGGCGTGCCGGAGCTGCTGGCGCGCATGGTCGCCGGCACCAGCCATCTCTACACCTTGCTGCCCATCGTCGAAGCGGCGGATGTCACTGGCCGCGACCCGGCCGATGTGGCGCGCGCCTACTTCGCGCTGGGCAGCGAGCTGGAGCTGACCTGGTACCTGCAGCAGATCAGCTCCCTGCCGGTGGAAACCAACTGGCAGGCGCTGGCCCGCGAAGCCTTCCGCGACGACCTGGACTGGCAGCAGCGGGCAATCACCGTCTCCGTGCTGCAGATGCAGGACGGTCCCGCGGAGATCGACGCGCGTGTGGCGCTCTGGTTGGAGCAACATGCCCCGATGGTTGCCCGCTGGCGCGCCATGCTCACCGAACTGCGGGCTTCCAGCAGCACCGACTACGCGATGTACGCGGTCGCCAACCGGGAATTGCTCGACCTGGCGCAAAGCAACCAGCATGGCGTGTGCATTCCCTGA
- a CDS encoding NAD(P)/FAD-dependent oxidoreductase, which yields MKRSLWLQEIAAELDPTPALKGELEVDVAIVGGGFVGLWTALRLLELQPGCQVAILERDICGGGASGRNGGFVMSWWPKISSLAAQCGKEEALRLARASAAAIGEIGEFCTAHRIDAHFRRNGWLWTATSDAQRGAWKDVQRTCERLGEPVFQPLPDNEVARRSGSARHLEGVIEASNATVQPARLARGLRRVALEKGVRIYENTPVLDFQRGQPAQLRTPDGSVRARRVVLAHNAWAAAIPELRRIILPVTSTIVATAPIPQRLEQIGWTGGEAITDSQLMVDYYRTTHDGRIAFGKGTGMISYASRVDGRYDDNPLLNEDTERDFRRSYPQLADVPITHAWSGPIDRTYDSLPVFGHLDDAPHIVYGVGWSGNGVGPSRIGGRILASLALGLNDEWSRCGLVGRQPKRFPPEPLRYVGGLAVRSAVQRKELAEADGRQPAWLDKTLASFAPSGLEDKNL from the coding sequence ATGAAACGCTCTCTGTGGCTGCAGGAAATTGCCGCCGAACTGGACCCGACGCCCGCTCTCAAGGGCGAGCTGGAAGTGGATGTGGCAATCGTCGGCGGCGGCTTCGTCGGGCTGTGGACCGCGCTGCGCCTGCTGGAGCTGCAACCTGGCTGCCAGGTGGCGATCCTCGAGCGCGACATCTGCGGCGGCGGCGCCTCGGGACGCAACGGCGGCTTCGTGATGTCCTGGTGGCCGAAGATCAGCTCGCTGGCAGCGCAGTGCGGCAAGGAAGAAGCCTTGCGCCTGGCGCGGGCCTCGGCGGCGGCGATCGGCGAGATCGGCGAGTTCTGCACAGCGCACAGGATCGACGCGCACTTCCGCCGCAACGGCTGGCTATGGACAGCCACCAGCGATGCCCAACGCGGTGCCTGGAAAGATGTGCAGCGCACCTGCGAACGCCTGGGCGAACCAGTCTTCCAGCCGCTGCCCGACAATGAAGTCGCACGCCGCAGCGGCTCTGCGCGCCATCTCGAAGGGGTGATCGAAGCCAGCAACGCCACGGTACAACCGGCACGCCTGGCCAGGGGCTTGCGCCGCGTGGCGCTGGAGAAGGGCGTAAGGATCTACGAGAACACCCCGGTGCTGGATTTCCAGCGCGGCCAGCCCGCGCAACTGCGCACGCCCGACGGCAGCGTCAGGGCCCGGCGCGTGGTGCTCGCCCACAACGCCTGGGCGGCGGCGATCCCCGAACTGCGCCGGATCATCCTGCCGGTGACCAGTACCATCGTCGCCACGGCGCCGATCCCGCAGCGCCTGGAGCAGATCGGCTGGACCGGCGGCGAAGCGATCACCGACTCGCAACTGATGGTCGACTACTACCGGACCACCCATGACGGCCGCATCGCCTTCGGCAAGGGAACCGGCATGATCAGCTACGCCAGCCGGGTCGACGGCCGTTACGACGACAACCCGCTGCTGAACGAAGATACCGAGCGGGACTTCCGCCGCAGCTATCCGCAACTGGCGGACGTCCCCATCACCCACGCCTGGAGTGGCCCGATCGACCGTACCTATGACAGCCTGCCGGTATTCGGCCATCTGGATGACGCGCCGCACATCGTCTATGGCGTCGGCTGGAGCGGCAATGGAGTAGGCCCCAGCCGCATCGGCGGGCGCATCCTCGCCAGCCTGGCGCTGGGCCTCAACGACGAATGGAGCCGCTGTGGCCTGGTCGGCCGCCAGCCCAAGCGCTTCCCTCCCGAACCGTTGCGCTATGTCGGCGGACTGGCGGTACGCAGTGCGGTGCAGCGCAAGGAGCTCGCGGAAGCCGACGGACGCCAGCCGGCCTGGCTGGACAAGACGCTCGCCTCGTTCGCCCCGTCCGGCCTCGAAGACAAGAATCTGTGA
- a CDS encoding cupin domain-containing protein, with protein MPQPILLASTASLALPCSTPVKEPIGEPVADAATHSQQSADGLLTGVWECTPGRWRRQVLAREFSHIVAGHGFFVPDDGEPIELRAGDAVLFPANCAGTWDIRQTLRKSFVIIP; from the coding sequence ATGCCACAGCCCATCCTGCTGGCGTCGACCGCCAGCCTCGCCCTGCCCTGCTCCACGCCGGTCAAGGAACCGATCGGAGAACCGGTCGCCGACGCCGCGACCCATTCCCAGCAGAGCGCCGACGGCCTGCTCACCGGCGTCTGGGAGTGCACGCCGGGACGCTGGCGCCGTCAGGTGCTGGCCAGAGAGTTCAGCCATATCGTCGCCGGACACGGCTTCTTCGTTCCCGACGATGGCGAGCCGATCGAACTGCGCGCGGGCGATGCCGTGCTGTTCCCGGCGAACTGCGCCGGGACCTGGGATATTCGCCAGACGCTGCGCAAGAGCTTCGTGATCATTCCCTGA
- a CDS encoding PucR family transcriptional regulator, which translates to MPLCIQDIIDSEPLRTRLLCGAEGTRRRLRWAHVCELSDPTEWLGEGDLLMTTGIGIPADPQAQRSYLERLARAKVAGLMIGENMQAPADLEALRDTAEQLGFAVLMTHYSVPFSAVTRSILDAGRQEEFERRTAISRIYESARMGLRGLGLADLVERLGRDVQARLFLFDPLSLEPWQAELQALPETWREVLLARRQELKGGSPAVLRCAGAQGEALVMALPSQVDCAILACGGELLDYGLLHHLVAVLGIELERLQVERERCLRLGSELLDDLLQQRLSERAAAERLAQLLGPAECAVLAVARADAAVPAEWQRRLRRQNVQFLVRNQGEELVMLLAERSSAPEVQAGLEGMLGVSAPLGHAGRMVEALREARLALAHACAARPLMDYAEARTEQPWLPGSLDEAVRVHRNVLGLLADYDQQQGAQLQRTLRVFLVHNRSWQKAAQELNVHKQTLVYRIRRIEEICGRSLDSTEDVAVLWIALRAAEIAGLRE; encoded by the coding sequence ATGCCGCTCTGCATCCAGGACATCATCGATAGCGAACCCCTGCGCACTCGCCTGCTTTGCGGCGCCGAGGGCACGCGACGGCGGTTGCGCTGGGCGCATGTCTGCGAGTTGTCCGACCCGACCGAATGGCTCGGCGAGGGGGACCTGCTGATGACCACCGGCATCGGCATTCCCGCCGATCCGCAGGCGCAGCGCAGCTATCTGGAGCGCCTGGCCCGGGCCAAGGTCGCCGGGCTGATGATCGGCGAGAACATGCAGGCGCCGGCCGACCTGGAGGCGCTGCGCGATACCGCCGAGCAGCTCGGTTTCGCGGTGCTGATGACCCACTATTCGGTGCCGTTCTCCGCGGTGACCCGCAGCATTCTCGATGCCGGGCGCCAGGAGGAATTCGAGCGGCGTACCGCCATCAGCCGCATCTATGAAAGTGCGCGCATGGGGTTGCGCGGCCTGGGGCTGGCCGACCTGGTCGAACGCCTCGGTCGCGATGTCCAGGCCCGGTTGTTCCTGTTCGATCCGCTCAGCCTGGAGCCCTGGCAAGCGGAATTGCAGGCGCTGCCGGAGACCTGGCGCGAGGTGCTGCTGGCTCGCCGGCAGGAGCTCAAGGGTGGCTCGCCGGCGGTTCTGCGCTGTGCCGGTGCCCAAGGGGAGGCGCTGGTGATGGCGCTGCCGTCGCAGGTGGACTGCGCGATCCTGGCCTGTGGCGGCGAATTGCTCGACTACGGCCTGCTGCATCATCTGGTGGCGGTGCTCGGGATCGAGCTGGAGCGTCTGCAGGTAGAGCGCGAGCGCTGCTTGCGTCTGGGTTCGGAGTTGCTCGACGATCTGCTCCAGCAGCGCTTGTCCGAGCGCGCGGCGGCGGAACGCCTGGCTCAGTTGCTGGGGCCGGCTGAGTGTGCGGTGCTGGCCGTTGCGCGTGCAGACGCGGCTGTGCCCGCCGAGTGGCAGCGGCGCCTGCGTCGGCAGAACGTGCAGTTCCTGGTGCGCAACCAGGGAGAGGAACTGGTGATGCTGCTGGCCGAGCGTAGCTCGGCGCCCGAGGTGCAGGCCGGGCTGGAGGGCATGCTGGGGGTAAGCGCGCCATTGGGGCATGCCGGGCGGATGGTGGAAGCGCTGCGCGAAGCGCGCCTCGCCCTGGCGCACGCCTGCGCGGCGCGGCCGCTGATGGACTATGCCGAGGCGCGGACCGAGCAACCCTGGCTGCCCGGCAGTCTGGACGAGGCAGTGCGCGTGCATCGCAACGTGCTCGGCCTGCTGGCCGACTACGACCAGCAGCAGGGCGCTCAGTTGCAACGCACCCTGCGGGTTTTCCTGGTGCACAACCGCTCCTGGCAGAAAGCAGCGCAGGAGCTCAACGTGCACAAGCAGACGCTGGTCTACCGGATTCGCCGCATCGAGGAAATCTGCGGCCGTTCGCTGGACTCCACCGAGGATGTCGCGGTCCTCTGGATCGCCCTGCGGGCGGCCGAGATCGCCGGTCTCAGGGAATGA
- a CDS encoding ABC transporter substrate-binding protein has protein sequence MNKSLSLSLLLALGCAAAGPAFADLTVVSHGGANKAAQVKAFYEPYTQQHGTKIVAGEFNGEMAKVKVMVDTGSVSWDVVEMEMPELARACDEGLLEEIGELPAIAQAGGSLLDGAVQPCGVGFFVWSTVLAYNADKLQTAPSGWADFWDVKKFPGKRGLRKGAMYTLEFALMADGVAPRDVYKVLATQEGQDRAFRKLDEIKPNIQWWEAGAQPPQYLASGDVVMSSVYNGRIAAVQNESNLRIVWNGGIYDMDAFAIPKGAKNRDEGLKFISFVLQTAQQKAYAEQIAYGPVNTQAVDLVDPQRRKNMPTDAANLEHQVAMNASFWADHGEQLEQRFNAWAAK, from the coding sequence ATGAACAAGTCGCTGAGTCTTTCCCTCCTCCTCGCCCTGGGTTGCGCCGCTGCCGGCCCGGCCTTCGCCGACCTCACCGTGGTTTCCCACGGCGGCGCCAACAAGGCGGCCCAGGTCAAGGCCTTCTACGAACCCTATACGCAGCAGCACGGCACGAAGATCGTCGCCGGCGAGTTCAACGGCGAAATGGCCAAGGTCAAGGTGATGGTCGACACCGGCAGCGTGTCCTGGGACGTCGTCGAGATGGAAATGCCCGAACTCGCCCGCGCCTGCGACGAAGGCCTGCTGGAGGAGATCGGCGAGCTTCCGGCCATCGCCCAGGCCGGCGGCAGCCTGCTCGATGGCGCAGTGCAACCCTGCGGTGTCGGCTTCTTCGTCTGGTCCACGGTGCTCGCCTATAACGCCGACAAGCTGCAGACCGCCCCCAGCGGCTGGGCCGACTTCTGGGACGTGAAGAAATTCCCCGGCAAACGTGGCCTGCGCAAGGGCGCGATGTACACCCTGGAGTTCGCCCTGATGGCCGACGGCGTGGCACCCAGGGACGTCTACAAGGTTCTGGCCACCCAGGAGGGCCAGGACCGTGCCTTCCGCAAGCTGGACGAAATCAAGCCGAACATCCAGTGGTGGGAAGCCGGCGCCCAGCCGCCGCAGTACCTGGCCTCCGGCGACGTGGTGATGAGCTCGGTGTACAACGGCCGGATCGCCGCCGTGCAGAACGAGAGCAACCTGCGCATCGTCTGGAACGGCGGCATCTACGACATGGATGCCTTCGCCATTCCCAAGGGCGCGAAGAATCGCGACGAAGGCCTGAAGTTCATCTCCTTCGTCCTCCAGACCGCGCAGCAGAAGGCCTACGCCGAGCAGATCGCCTACGGCCCGGTGAACACCCAGGCGGTGGACCTGGTCGATCCGCAACGGCGCAAGAACATGCCCACCGATGCCGCCAACCTGGAACACCAGGTAGCCATGAACGCCAGCTTCTGGGCCGACCACGGCGAGCAACTGGAACAACGTTTCAACGCCTGGGCGGCGAAATAG
- a CDS encoding DUF1353 domain-containing protein, with protein sequence MQPRPPLRRPLLRHLDNLLVTLLGCVLMALAWLFLPLAIRPLLAGALPVYLGVLLPRCIGRRERLRRVAEARQRSIERWGFCSRDRNGPWINYIDFPLVRQEPVFKGRYFYSEWLVVHDGRIIINPGPASVDLAAGTVSYDFGCQRTYAWDGCSPKVPFYWIATFGTPDWWDHLEPVQSLCNGQQKQRLMFWPVAHHASLVHDALYQFLNVAPVTKSEADRLFHRMLLEAGMPRPVAFVYYLAVVLGGAPDMRHVRNPNSTLRCLTPLDDGEAGDAEAGDPPMRIPALPEELPMQ encoded by the coding sequence ATGCAACCTCGCCCGCCCCTGCGCCGCCCGCTGCTGCGCCACCTGGACAACCTGCTGGTCACTCTGCTGGGCTGTGTGCTGATGGCCCTGGCCTGGCTGTTCCTGCCCCTGGCGATCCGCCCGCTGCTGGCCGGCGCGCTGCCGGTCTACCTCGGCGTGCTGCTGCCACGCTGCATCGGCCGGCGCGAGCGTCTGCGCCGGGTTGCCGAAGCACGCCAGCGCTCGATCGAACGCTGGGGCTTCTGCAGCCGCGACCGCAACGGGCCGTGGATCAACTACATCGACTTCCCGCTGGTCCGCCAAGAGCCGGTCTTCAAGGGCCGCTATTTCTATAGCGAGTGGCTGGTGGTGCACGATGGCCGGATCATCATCAACCCCGGCCCGGCCAGTGTGGACCTGGCCGCCGGCACCGTGAGCTACGACTTCGGCTGCCAGCGAACCTACGCCTGGGACGGCTGCTCGCCCAAGGTGCCGTTCTACTGGATCGCCACCTTCGGCACGCCGGACTGGTGGGACCACCTGGAGCCGGTGCAAAGCTTGTGCAATGGTCAGCAGAAACAGCGCCTGATGTTCTGGCCGGTAGCCCACCACGCCAGCCTGGTGCATGACGCGCTGTACCAGTTCCTCAACGTCGCGCCGGTCACCAAGTCCGAGGCCGACCGCCTGTTCCACCGCATGCTGCTCGAGGCCGGCATGCCGCGCCCGGTCGCCTTCGTGTACTACCTCGCGGTCGTGCTGGGCGGTGCGCCGGACATGCGCCACGTGCGCAACCCCAACAGCACGCTGCGCTGCCTCACACCGCTGGACGACGGCGAAGCGGGCGACGCCGAGGCCGGCGATCCGCCGATGAGAATCCCGGCGCTCCCCGAGGAACTGCCGATGCAGTAA
- a CDS encoding AAA family ATPase: MEHRESLLALRQYLSSQILGQEKLIERLLIALIADGHLLVEGAPGLAKTKAIKDLAEGLEAEFHRIQFTPDLLPADITGTEIYRPENGTFVFQQGPIFHHLVLADEINRAPAKVQSALLEAMAERQVSVGRSTYDLPPLFLVMATQNPIEQEGTYPLPEAQLDRFLMHVKIGYPEASVERRILQQARGEALHGETRPERQVTQESIFAARQEILGLYMADAVEEYLVQLIMATRNPAKFDAELGEWLSYGASPRGSIALDRCARAHAWLAGRDFVSPEDIQAMLFDVLRHRLILSFEAEAAGIDQDRVVQRILDVVAVA; encoded by the coding sequence ATGGAACATCGTGAGTCGCTGCTTGCGCTGCGCCAATACCTCTCCAGCCAGATCCTCGGCCAGGAAAAGCTCATCGAGCGCCTGCTCATCGCCCTGATCGCCGATGGCCACCTGCTGGTGGAGGGCGCTCCCGGCCTGGCCAAGACCAAGGCGATCAAGGACCTTGCCGAAGGCCTGGAGGCGGAGTTCCACCGCATCCAGTTCACCCCCGACCTGCTCCCGGCGGACATCACCGGCACCGAGATCTATCGCCCGGAAAACGGCACCTTCGTCTTCCAGCAGGGGCCGATCTTCCACCACCTGGTGCTGGCAGACGAAATCAACCGCGCACCGGCCAAGGTGCAATCGGCACTGCTCGAAGCGATGGCCGAGCGCCAGGTCAGCGTGGGCCGCAGCACCTACGACCTGCCGCCGCTGTTCCTGGTGATGGCGACCCAGAACCCCATCGAGCAGGAAGGCACCTATCCACTGCCCGAGGCGCAGCTCGACCGCTTTCTCATGCACGTCAAGATCGGCTATCCCGAAGCCTCCGTGGAACGCCGCATCCTCCAGCAGGCACGCGGCGAGGCGCTGCACGGCGAAACCCGGCCGGAGCGCCAGGTCACCCAGGAATCGATCTTCGCCGCACGCCAGGAAATCCTCGGCCTGTACATGGCCGACGCGGTGGAGGAATACCTGGTGCAACTGATCATGGCCACCCGCAACCCGGCGAAGTTCGATGCCGAGCTGGGTGAGTGGCTGTCCTACGGGGCCAGCCCGCGCGGCTCCATTGCCCTCGACCGTTGCGCGCGCGCCCATGCCTGGCTGGCTGGCCGCGATTTCGTCAGCCCCGAAGACATCCAGGCGATGCTGTTCGACGTGCTGCGCCACCGCCTGATCCTGTCGTTCGAGGCCGAAGCCGCGGGGATCGACCAGGACCGCGTGGTCCAGCGCATCCTCGACGTGGTCGCCGTGGCCTGA